AAAACTATCATACGATTTCTTCTCGATTTTTTGAATTTCACCCGACCACTCACCTTTTCAAGCCTTACTTTCTTTTCCCATGCCATTCTTTGTTCCGTTTAGCCTCAGAATCCGTTTTACCAAACAACCCTATCCTTTCCTTTCTCATTCATTATCAGAATCTCCAAGACCTTAATTCCACCGCTATTTAATAGCAATCCCTATCTGAAAATCTAAAATTAAGACCTTTTCCTATATTTGCCTTCCGAATTCTAACTCAATACGCGGAACTTTACCCAACTTATTATGCTATTTAATTCTATTGAGTTCCTGTTCTTTTTTCCAATTGTAACCCTACTCTATTTTATACTTCCTCATAAATTCCGCTGGCTTCTTCTACTTATTGCTAGTTGTGTTTTTTATGCAGCCTTTATTCCGGAATATATCCTCATTCTTTTTGCTACCATTATTATCGACTATTTTGCAGGAATTCAACTGGGCAAGAACTATTCCCAATCAAAAAAGAAAAGCATCCTTTTGATAAGCTTAATTGCTAATATCGGAATCCTGGCCATTTTCAAGTATTTTAATTTTTTTGTAGACAATTATAACCAGCTTTTTCAATTCATTGGTTTTAATAACTTTCAAAGAATACCTCATTGGGATCTGATTTTACCTATTGGCCTTTCCTTTCACACCTTCCAGGCCATGAGTTACACTATTGAGGTTTACCGCGGAAACCAACAACCAGAACGCCATTTCGGTATTTATGCCTTGTATGTTATGTTTTATCCTCAGTTGGTTGCCGGACCCATCGAAAGGCCCCAGAATGTTCTGCATCAATTCCATGAACATCATTTCTTTAATTCAACAAAATTTTGGAATGGTATACGTTTGATGCTTTGGGGTTTGTTTAAAAAAGTTGTTATTGCTGATCGTCTCTCTATTTATGTTAATCAGTTCTACCAAAATCCTGACCAATCTCCGGCATTAAATCTATTCATGGCTACCCTGTTTTTCACCATTCAAATTTATTGCGACTTTTCCGGCTACAGCGATATGGCTCTAGGAGCAGCCGAATCAATGGGTTTTAACCTGATGATAAACTTTAAAAGACCTTACCAGGCAGGAGATATTCAAGAGTTTTGGAGTCGCTGGCATGTTTCCCTTTCTACCTGGTTCAGAGATTACTTGTACATTCCTTTAGGTGGAAACAAAAAAGGTGAAATAAGAAAGTATTTCAATGTGGCGGTGGTTTTTATCCTCAGTGGATTTTGGCATGGCGCAAACTGGACCTTTATCGTTTGGGGCTTCCTCCATGCCATCGGAAATTCGATTACCATGTTTTGGAAATCTTTTAAACGACCTATCTCCATTCCTATTCTGCCTCAATTAGCTACTTTTAGTTTTGTTGCTCTGGCATGGATATTCTTTCGGGCAGATTCCCTCTCCAATGCATGGATTATTCTTTCTAAAATCGGTAACATTAATGACTATTCTTTTGAAAACCTTTTCCCAATGGTAAGTGGTATTCAATACGGCTTAAAATGGCACTTCCTGGTTTTTATTCTGATAGTATTTATGTATTTCCTCGAAAAATATACAGACGAAAGACTCTATGTTTTTAACAAAAAACCCGGGTTCGACTTAATCTTTACCATACTCATCCTAACCTTGAGCATAACCTTGGGAGTTTTTAATAACAGTTCTTTTATCTATTTCCAATTCTGATGAAACTCCCACTGAAATTAATATTCGTTTTTTCTGTAGCTTTTATCTTCAGTTCGGCATTTTATTACCGATTATTCCTTACGTCTTACTCCCCAACAAATTTTGTCAGGCCTTCCCTTTCCTTTCTAACGGAGGACAGCTCATATCACGATATTGTTATTATTGGAAATTCCAGGTCCTGGAACCACTTTAATCCCCAAATTATTGATTCTATTACTTCACAAAATTCAATTGTTATAGGACTGGATGGCTCCGATATTCCCTTTTTTCTGATGGGGGTTCGTAAATACATTCAATCACATCCAATACCAAAAACCATCGTTGTTCCAATTGATTTTACTTCCATCAATACCCAAACTATCCCTTATAACTTTTTAGAATACTACGATTTTCTCAACGATACTACCATTGCTAATACCCTAGGGAATTACTTTACCCGTTTCAGATTCAAATCTTCCTATTACTACTACCTTACTCAACTACTCCTGGTTAAGGATGATGAAAAAAAACTAAATTTCTCCCAACTGTTTTCTACTCCTTCTCTTGAGAATTCCATTCTTCCGGAAAAAGCTACCTACAAAGGCTTTTTTTCCCCTACCGACACCCTGGACCCCAATCATCTTCAAGAAATAAAGCCTTTTATCGAAGAATATGCACCGGAGTGCCAATCAACCCTTCAGGAAATAATCAACTGCTGTCAACAAAATCAAATTCAACTGATTTTTGTTCAAGCTCCTTTCTTCCACAAAACCCAATCCATCGTTTTAAATTACCGGGAAATTGAAAATCAAATATCCGAAACCGCCTTCAAAAACCAATGTCATTTTTTAGATTTTGATACCATGGCTATTGCTCAACGCACCGATTGCTTCTTTAATTTTATGCATCTTAATAGCAAAGGGGCCAACCTCTTTTCAACCACATTTGCCCGGGAATTAGTTAAAATTCAAAAATCAGGCAAGCCCAAATAGCCTCCTCCTATATTTTAATTTACCGCATCGCAATTTTTCTGACCTTTGCCAACCTATTAACCATTCATGAAGTTTCTAAAAAAGGCTCTTTTTATTATCCTGATTCCTGTCCTGGCTTTCGGCCTTTACCTTGTTGGTAATGTTCTTTTTGCCTTCATTACCGATTTTAAACCCCCTGTGTCCGAATCGCTTGAATTACGAGGAATGCCCTCTAAAAACCTACCCGATTCCGTTCTATCCCTCCTTAATTGGAATATCGGCTACTCCGGCCTCGGTCAAAAAGCCGACTTCTTCTACGACGGTGGAACAACCGTCATTAGTCCCGAAGCCGATGTAAATTCCTACTTCCAAGGAATCAAAAACACCATACTCCATGCTGACTCCATCGATTTTATTCTGCTTCAGGAAGTAGATACTCTTGCCAAACGGTCCTATAAAATCAATCAGTTAACCGAATTAGGTAACCATGCCAAAGGTTATGGCTATTCCTTCGCCACTAATTATGATGTGAAATTTGTTCCCAAACCCTTTACAGAACCTTTGGGCAAAGTAGTCGCCGGACTTATGTCTCTTACCAAATATTTCCCAAAAGAAATTACCCGTTACCAATACCCCGGCCAATTCGAATTTCCTACCTACCTCTTCTTTCTCGACCGCTGTTTTTTACTTTATCGCTACCCACTCAAAAATGGAAAAGAACTTCTTGTAATCAATACCCATAACTCGGCTTATGACAATACCGGGGAAATGAAAAAAGGGGAATTAAATATGTTGAAAAAGTTTGTTACAGAAGAATATGCTAAAGGTAATTATATCATTATCGGGGGTGACTGGAACCAATGTCCTCCTCATTTCGATCCCATGAAATTCAACCATGGCAAAACCGAAGCGCCTTACACCCCGCAAGTTCAAGACCCTTCCTTCCTTCCTTCCGATTGGCATTGGGTTGCCGATACAACCGTTCCCTCTAACCGTAATCTAATTACTGCTTACAACGCCCAAAAAACATTTACAACCGTAATCGACTATTATTTGCTTTCGCCTAACGTGGAACCTTTGGCTGTTAAAACCTTGGATATGCAATTTGCCTACTCCGATCACCAACCGGTTTATCTAAAGGTGAAACTTAAATAACTTATTGACAATGAAATCCTTCGCCGAACTTTCTCCGCTTTCTAGAGTGTGGGTCTACCAATGCGACCGCAACCTTTCCGATTCTGAAACCGAACAAATTCGCCTCCTAGCCGCCGCTTTTGTTTCCAATTGGACTGCCCATGGAGACATGTTAAACGCTTCAGCCGACGTGTTTTTCAACCGCTTCGTAGTAATTGCTGCCGATGAAAGTCAAGTAATGGCATCGGGTTGTAGCATCGATAAATCAGTGGGTTTCATCAAAGACCTGGAAAAGCACTTTAACATCAACCTGCTCGACCGCCTCAACATAGCCTACCTCGATCAGGAAGAAGTAAAAACCATCCGTATGCACCAGGTGTCTGAAGCAATCGAAAACGGCATAATCAATCCCGACACCCTCATTTTCAATAACTTAGTAAAAACTATTAACGAATTAAAAACCCTGTGGCGTATCCCATTGAAACAGTCCTGGTTGGGCGCTCAAATTCCGGGTTTAGCTTCACCTAACCTGGTTTAGACCCAAATTTCTCAATAGAAATCCTTGTTTGGCTTTCAAACTCAATAAAGATAGGGTTTTGAGGTTGATTTTTGGGTGAAAAATAGTGAACTATTCTAAAGTAGTTGGAAGCCGTAATAGAATTCTATAGCAGAAATTGGGTTAAATTTTTTGAAGAAAACAACCGCTTTCTCCTTCTCCAATCACCTGCCCCGCTTTCGCCCATAGTTTGCGGTACAAGCACATTCGAGGGTTCGGACTAAGTGCATCCGCAAAGCTATTTGGCTCTATCGGGTTTAGTTTAATTTCTTTCTTCTTTCAAACAATCTTCAGCCAAATCGGTGCAAACCCAAACCAAATCACTTGGCTGAATTCCTTATTTGTGCAAAAACAACAAGCCTGAAAATTCGGGACTAATATTCTTCCGAACCTCCTCCGGAGAAACTGTCAAAATCAAAATCTCCCATATCCTGGTTTTCATCCTCTTCACCAAAGCCTCCACCAAATTCATCTTCACCAAATTCTCCTCCCGAACTACCTTCTTCTCCCCCTTCCGTCATTCCTTCCATTCCTTCTAATCCTTCTAAATCAATTCCATCCAAGGCATTGGCATCATCAATTAATCCGGCAATATCATCTCCTTCCAAATCGGCCATATCAGGTTCCAGCATATCGTCCTCACCGGTAATTAGAATAGGCCCACCTGCAACCGGTCTGCCCCTTCGCCTTGGCATTTCACTTTCATCCAACTCCAAAGGTGGTGGTTCTAAACTAGGTTTTACAGGCCTTGGAGGTTCGCCCATTACTTTTACACAACGCGGATAAGAAGCCTTTGGATCATCGGGTAAAATTTTCACCAATTCAACAAAGAAGGTAAAATTCCGATAAGTAAACAACTTATAAATAAAGCGTTGATGCGGATCATTTACATATCCTGCCATAGCCTTATCCAATACCGGATTCGCTTTCATATCTACCTGTCCTTCCGGAACTTTGGCAATAAAATCCAATTCATGCCAGTTGTTATCACTTAAATAAAGCTCCGCTTCCGGCTCATCCAAAAAGGTAAATGCCATTTTTATTGCCTGATGGAATTCCCAAACCGAATGCGATGGTTTCACCTCAATGTCACGATACACATTGTCTTCATCTTCCAAGAGAACTCTAAACTTATAAATGGCCATTTATTTCAGGTATTGAAAGGCAAAAGTAACAGGATTCCATAAAACTCAACCAAGCTCAGAAACGAATTTGAAATAATTCATTCCTTTCCTGTAAAAATCCGGTTTTTTTGCAACCCCAAAGCGTCTTTCTCGTTTGACTTTTCCTTACTTCTATGGGGAAAATCTCTACAAAAAAACCACTTCTCGCTTCCGTCTTCTTAGCATTTCTGATGCTGTGGTTGAATTTCCCTTCCTTCTCACAACTGCTCAATTTCAAAAACTTCACCACCGACCAAGGCTTGGTTCAAACCAAAGTTAACGACGTTGTTCAAGATTCTAAAGGCTATTTATGGATTGCAACAGATGGAGGATTAAGTCGATTCGATGGAAAAAGCTTTGTAAATTTTACAGCCAAAGACGGCCTCGGTAACAACAAATGTACTCGCCTGTTTATCGATTCTAAAAACCGCCTGTGGATTGCCCATATTTACGGAATTAGCTTACTGCAAGGAAAAAAAATCCAATCCTTTTCCGACTCATCCGGAATTAAAAACCGTGAAATTCAATCCTTCCTTGAGTTCGATAACAAAATCTGGATGGGTGGAATGAACGGAATAGCGCTATTCGATCAAGGGAAATTCACGCACTTACCTATTCCTAACCACGAAAACAAACAGATTAAATCCTTGTCAGTCGATCATAAAAACCGACTCTGGATAGGTTATGGCGACAATGGCGGTATTATCTTATATTCGAATAAACATTTTCAGGATTTCGACTCTTTCGGCTTTGCAGGCACCGAACACCCTCTCACTACCATACAACAACTGCATTTCGATGGTAAAGCCATGTGGATTTTTGCCGCTGAAGGTATTTTTTCCTTTTCGGGCGATGAAATGAAACCGGTTAAACATGCCGGCATATTTCTAGGTGCAGAAAAAGTACACTTTAAATCGGATGGAAGCATTTGGATGGCCACCACCAATGGCTTGGCTCACTTAGAAAAAGGACAACTAAACTATTTCAACGAAAACAACGGACTACCCGGTTCTGAACTGAGTACCTTGCTCATTGACAGAGAAGGGAATTGCTGGGCCGGATGCCGAAAAGGATTGGTCATGCTTAGTTCCTTAGCCTTTGCTCAGTTTACCACCAATGAACCTAACAAGGTTTTTGCTCCAACTTGCATGGCTCAAACCTCCGACGGCCGCATCCTTTTTAACTCCGACCCCACCGGCTTGTTCCAATTACAAAACAACCTGCTTTCCAAAATAACCATTCCTAAACAACTCGATGAACATTTGTTTAGCTGCATTTTAGTCGATAAATACGGAAGCATTTGGCTTGGAACCGCAGACTTTAATGGAGTATATCGATTTAACCCACCTTTAGGAGTTAAGCAATTCACCGGAGATAACGGCTTGCCCGATAACAACATTCAATGCCTGGGACAGGATGCCCTGGGTCGTATTTTTGCCGGAACCAGCCGTGGTTTAGCCATGTTTGAAAACAACCAATGGAAAACGCTGGAAAATCCTGACGGAAGTTTGGTGTTTGATGTAAAAACCATGCATACTACCAAGGATGGTAAACTATGGTTAGGCACCTCCGATGGAAAAGTTTTCTCCTACCACAACAATCAATTTAAAGCATTGCCCGGACTGGAAGGAAAAATAAACTCCTCTATCACCGGAATGGCTTCTTCTGCTTCCAAACTTTTTATTGGTACCGATGGAGAAGGCTTGGTGATTTGGAATGGAAAACCAAGCTTACTAACCAAGGAACAAGGCCTTTTAACCAACGAAATTCGCTTTGTTGGATGCAATCAAGACGGAACCACCTTGTATTGTGGCACCCAAAAAGGCTTGTTGCAACTTGGGCTAGGGACGAATGGAGAAATGTCACAGCAAAAGCTTTTATCACAAAACGAAGGCTTTTTTGGTGGTGAATGCTTGTATGGAGCCTTGCTGATAACAAATGACCATCAAATTTGGTGCGGTACACCTCATGGCGTAACCCGATTTTCACCCAATATTCCTATTTATACCTCCGTTGCACCACTTGTTGATATTGTTGGTGTAGACCTTTTTTATAAAGAACCCGAATGGAAAACCTATGCAGACTCGATTTCAAATGAAACCGGATTTGGTATTAATCCACAATTTTCATACAAAGACAACTACCTTTCGTTTCGATTCACCGGCTTGCAGTTTGGTGCCCCATCCTCTGTTCGCTACCAATGGAAATTAGATGGTTTTGAAAAAGATTGGAATCGTCCTTCCACCTTTGATGAAGTAAACTACCCTAACCTTCCTCCCGGCAAGTATGTTTTTAAAGTAAGAGCGTCCTCTATCTCCGGTTTAGTAAGTCAGGAAGCGCAATTTGCTTTTACTATTAAACCACCGTTTTATCGAACGTATTGGTTTTATACTTTATCTGCCATTTTTCTGCTTGCCCTGGGTATAGGCTATATCAAATACCGTGAACAACGACTTGTTCGAGAAAAAGAAGAATTAGAAGTAGCCGTCAAGCAACGTACAGCCGAATTAGAAGAACAGAAGAATATAGTTGAACAAAAGAATGCCGATATTCTGGAAAACATCAACTATGCGAAAAACATTCAACTCGCCATTTTGCCGGGAAATGAAGAAATTTCCAGGGCTTTCCAGGAGCATTTCATCCTTTTCAAACCTCAAGACATTGTAAGTGGTGATTTTTATTGGTATTACCATCACGAAGACCTGGTTTGGGCCGCCGCGGTAGATTGCACCGGGCACGGTGTTCCGGGTGCCTTTATGTCCATGATGGGAAATGACTTGCTAAATCAGGCAATTATTGAAAAACAAATTACTGATCCGGCTCTGGTATTAGCCAATATGAACCACAGCATACGGTTGGTTTTTAGGGAACAAAACCAGGTAGTTGAAACCCAACAAGGTATGGATGTAAGTTTAATGTGTCTGAATTTAAAAACCGGCCTTGTAAAATTTGCCGGTGCCATGCGACCTATTATGGCTATAATCAATAAGGAAATAAAGGAATGGGAAGGTGATAAGGCCTCCATTGGAAGATATACCGAAGAAAACTATTCCTTTTCTACGATCGAGTTTACCATACAAAAAGGAGATGTTTTGCTTTTGTTTTCGGATGGATATTGTGACCAATTTGGCGGACCAAAAGGAAAGAAATTCCTTACCACCCGTTTCAAAAATATTTTAACCAAACACCTCCACGACAGTCTGGAAATTTTGGGAGACAGCCTCTATGATGCGTTGGATGAATGGCAAGGCGACCTCAATCAGGTAGATGATATTTTGGTTCTTGGTTTTAAATATTAAACCAAAATTCTCTATTAGAATTCGTGAGGAGGCCTTTAAATACACTAAAGGCAGGGGTTTCAGGTTAATTTTTGGGTGAAGAAACAGTGACCTCGTTTGAATTCAAAAATTGTTCTCCTTTTATTTGAAGTAGTTGGAAACCGTACTAGATTTCTAATGCAGATTTTAGGTTTTACCTTTACACCGCTGCAAGTTCCTGCCTGCTGTTTGGAAATTCAAAAAAGCCTGGCTACCGTCGGGTAGGGATTGAAACGGAAAGCCCACAGCCCCGATCCCAATCGGGGCGAGGACTTGCAGTGGAAAGCCCGACCATGAGCCTTCCACAATTCGGATTGAAAAGCCACTAGTTGTGCGAATGGGACCCGCCAAATAAAACTAAACCTGAACACCAATGATACAGATATCATCTACCTGCTCAAAATCGCCTTTCCACTTCGTGAAGGTTTCGATTAAAATGGCTTTTTGCACAGCCATTGGCTCACCTTGCATCAATTTCAGGGTTTCTTTGAATCGACCTTTGTAGAATTTTTTACCCTCCGGCCCGCCAAACTGGTCGGCATAACCATCTGAGAACAAGTAAATTCGATCGTTGCGTTGCAATTGAATCACATTGTTTTTAAACATTTGATCACCGTACAAATCCGTTGATCCAATAGGTCGACGATCTGCCTTAATCTCCGTCAATTCCTGGTCACGAATCAAAACCAGGGGATTGTATGCTCCGGCGAACTCAATTACCAGGGTTTCGGTATCAAACACACACAACGACATATCCATACCATCGCGCACTTTGCGGCCATTTTCGCTGATGTTGGCGGTATGTAAAGTTTCATTTACGTAGTTATTCAGATAATCGAGAATTTTCGAAGCAGAAAGAATTTTATTCTCTTTTACTGCCTGGTTAAGTGCATTGTGCCCCACAATACTCATGAAGGCACCGGGTACTCCATGCCCGGTACAATCTACCACCGCGAACACCACCTTCTTACCTATTTTCTCAATCCAATAAAAATCACCGCTTACAATATCCTTGGGTACATAAAGCACAAAGGCACCGGTAAAACTTTCAATAAAGGAACGATCGGGTGGCAGAATAGCTTCCTGAATGGTCTTTGCATAGTTGATACTATCCAACACCTCGTTGTTCTTCTTCTCAATAAGTTCTTTTTGACGACTAATTTGTTCGTTTTGGGAGGTAATTTTACGGTTAGCCAGGTTAATCTGAATGTAGGAAAAAATACCCGAAGCAATGATTAAACCAATGATTCCATAAAACCACCAGGTGCGGTAAAATGGAGGCTCAATGGTAAATTTAAAAGAAATAGGTTCGGCATTCCAAACCCCATCGGCATTGCATGACTTTACAAAAAACTCATAATCTCCCGGTGGCAATTCCGGATAGGTTTCTTCATTTTTGGTTGTTGGCTCTCTCCATGTTTTTTCATATCCCTTAAGGTAATATTGATACCTGATTTTTAATGGATAATAATTACTAACACCTACAAATTTAAAGGTAAGGTGGTTCTTATTGTAGGGCAACTTTACTCCTATCGGGAGATTGTTTGCACCCATACTATCCATTTCGAAAAGAGACCAATCGGCTGTATCTTTTAAAAGTTGGATATCGGTAAACATCAAATAAGGCGGTGTAGTATTTGGGATGTCGTATTCAGGCCTAAATACCACAATACCTTTGGGAGTTCCAAAATAAATATGCCCGGTTTTATCGTCAATACAAATAGACCTTGATAAACAACTTTGTCCGTTAAATCCGGACTCCAAATCGAATGACCGAACCGAAATTTTGCGTTTATCCGTTTTATCCAAATAAATACGGGCAATACCATTACCCAAACCTACCCATATTACCCCGGCTTTATCGATGGCAATACACACCACCTGATTATTGGGAAGAGCTGAATTTTCGTCGTTGTATTTATATAATTCTTTCCCATCCCAGCGGAACATTCCGTTATCGGTAGCAAAAAAGTATTCTCCGGCATCGGAACGTACAATTTGTTTTACAGGAAGCTTCAAACCCAGTTCCAACTTAGAAAATACCACCGGCAAATAATCAGGATAAGTGAAAATCTTTAAACCTTTTGCTGTTCCTACCCAAATATTCCCTTTTTCATCCTGATAAAGATCATGCACTATTTCTTCCCCAATATATTTTCTTAACCCTTCAGAAAGTCTAATACTATCCCGATCAATTTTCCAAACCCCGTTGTTGGTGGCTACCAAAACCTCATGCAAATTGGTTTCCAGCATTTTAAAGGACTTTACCTTGTAAATCCCTCGGGTTGGAGATTTGTATGGAAGTTCTTTAAAGGTTTTTCCATTGTAACGATAAATGTAGGAGCGATTACCAAACAATTGTTCCTGATCTTCCAGAACCAAAATCGAACTTACAAAAGGAATTTTTATACCGGTAATACTGTCGAAATGGTTGTTTCGAAGCACAAAACCACCTTCCGGGCTACCGGCATAGATAGTTCCGTAATGGTCTTTATACAAAGCTTCTATTTCACCATTTAGACCTTTGTGTTTATAATTTAAAAAACGACGGCTCAACAATTTTGAAATTCCATTCCGTTTACTACCAAACCACATATTTCCTTCTTTATCTTCAAAAATTCTGAAAATATCGGTTGTTACCAAACCATCGGCTTCGGTGTATCGAATGGCCTGGCGATTGATAACATAGTACAATCCATCTTCAGCGCCTAACCATACGCCACCTTGCTTATCCTTACTATAGGCAAAAAACTTAGTTTTGGTCGAATCATCCGAAAGCCCGGGAATTACTACATGTTTAAGTTCCGGAATTCCGGTAGTTGGATTTGGCAAATGATGTGAGTTGTATTCATACAATCCGGAGTAGCATAGAAACCAATATACACCGCCTCCTACTTCAAAAACGGCATTGGCTGCATTGTAAACTATTCCATTAAACCCATCAAACTTGGTAATATTGGATTTAGAATCCAGTTTAAAAATCCCTTTGGTAGTGCTAAACCATAAGTTCCCTTCCCTGTCTTCGTCAATATTCATAATGGATTTTCCATCCAACTGAGTTTTTTCAGCAAATCTTACAACCACGGTATCCTTAAGTTCCCCAACTCCATCAGCAGTTCCAAGCAAAATCCGTCCTCTCGAATCAATAAATACTTTTAAAACACCCTTGGCCGCTATACTATCCGGATCCGCAGCTCGTCCAAAGGTGCGGCCATCAATCGAAATGTTCAGCCCTTTATAGGTTCCAACAAGGTACCTTAACTTCTTGTCTTGATTAATAGAAAAAACCACATTGGAAAGCAAGCCATTCTTCTCATTAAACGAGGTAAACGACTTTCCATCAAAACGATTAAGGGCATTCGACGAACAAATCCAAATGGTATTGTCGTGGCTTTGAAAAATACCCAAAACCTGAGGTGACTTAAACCCGGTTTCTACAGTATAATTTTCAAACGCAAGAGTCTGGGCAACAGCCAATTGGGCAAATAAGGACAAAAATCCTATTACCCAAGAAATCCCAATTAGTTTTAGGATATGTGCCCAATTTGTTGATTGCATAGAAAGGCCAAAGATAAAAAACTAGGCTTTCAACGCTTTGAATTTCGTCGGAATTTTAAACCAAGTTGTTGTGAATATACCGAATAAGATTCAAAACCTGCCTGGATTGTAGCAAAACCAAGGCAAAAGATGACTTTTCGGGAGACAGATTTCAGAATATTCCAAGCTAATAAAAATACGGTTTTGGCGGGCCCCTTTCGCCCAATCCAACCTGATGCAAACTCCAATTATTTCTGCATAGGGCTTCAGGTCACGCTATCGTCTGTAGTCCCGGCAGCCCACGCCCAATTGCCCTTCTTTGCCGGGAGCTACTTGCCTCTATCGTTGCCCGAGGGTGCAATGCCCAACATTTTAACCTATTTCCAACTTTCTCAATTCGATAAATAATAAAAGCGGATAAGTACAAAACACGCTTGTTATCCCAATTTAATCAATAGGAGGATTGAAAATCTGAACTACTTGACTTAATTGGGTTTACCCCTTCCGAAGCATTTCGGGAAAAGTTTGTTTTCAATTTTCATAAGAAATTGAATTACAAACTCTTAATTCGTTTGTGCATTTCTAATGCGCAATATGGATTTATCGCTTCCATGGCTCAAAGTCAAACCACTCCTGCAATGAAAAAATGGGAAACCTAAATCAGGTTAAACGAAAAGGCAGCCAAACTATTAAGGGAACTAATACCAGCGTTTACGTTTAAAGTAAATCAACATGGATAGCACCAAAACCAACATAAATATCCAAACCAGGGCATAACCATACTTCCAGCGAAGTTCCGGCATAAAATCAAAGTTCATTCCATACACTCCTACAATAAAAGTCAATGGGATAAAGATGGTAGAAATAATGGTCAGGGTTTTCACAACCTGATTCATGGCATTGGAATTCAGCATCATATACATATCCATCAAACCGGAATTCATTTCGCGGTAGGTTTCAATACTATCACTTACCTGCACCACATGATCGTACAAATCCTTTAAATAAACCCGGGTAATATCCGAAATCAAATTAGATTCTTCCTTTTGCAATTTCAGAACAATTTCCTTCAGAGGAAGGATGCTACGGCGCAAAAAAAGCAATTCTCGTTTAAGATCATACACCATTTCCAGTGAAGACAGATTGGATGATTTCATTAGGGTTTCCTCCAAATGTTCGGTACGGTCACCAATAAGTTCTAAAACCACAATGTAATTATCCACAATTGCATCGGTAAGGGCATAAAAGAGGTAATCTATTGGCGACTTCCTAATACGGCCTTTTCCATGTCTAATCCGGTTTCGGATAGGCTCAAAAACATCCTCTTTTTTCTCTTGAAAAGTAATAAGCAAATTATCCTTCAGGTAAAAGCTAACCTGCTCAATGGTGGCTTCCTTGCTATCAGAACCAGAATAAATCATTTTCATTACCAGGAAAAGGGCATCATCGAACACATCTAGCTTTGTTCGTTGTTCTGAACTCATAGCATCAGCCAAAATAAGTGGGTGAAGGCCAAATTTCCGC
The genomic region above belongs to Bacteroidia bacterium and contains:
- a CDS encoding SpoIIE family protein phosphatase encodes the protein MQSTNWAHILKLIGISWVIGFLSLFAQLAVAQTLAFENYTVETGFKSPQVLGIFQSHDNTIWICSSNALNRFDGKSFTSFNEKNGLLSNVVFSINQDKKLRYLVGTYKGLNISIDGRTFGRAADPDSIAAKGVLKVFIDSRGRILLGTADGVGELKDTVVVRFAEKTQLDGKSIMNIDEDREGNLWFSTTKGIFKLDSKSNITKFDGFNGIVYNAANAVFEVGGGVYWFLCYSGLYEYNSHHLPNPTTGIPELKHVVIPGLSDDSTKTKFFAYSKDKQGGVWLGAEDGLYYVINRQAIRYTEADGLVTTDIFRIFEDKEGNMWFGSKRNGISKLLSRRFLNYKHKGLNGEIEALYKDHYGTIYAGSPEGGFVLRNNHFDSITGIKIPFVSSILVLEDQEQLFGNRSYIYRYNGKTFKELPYKSPTRGIYKVKSFKMLETNLHEVLVATNNGVWKIDRDSIRLSEGLRKYIGEEIVHDLYQDEKGNIWVGTAKGLKIFTYPDYLPVVFSKLELGLKLPVKQIVRSDAGEYFFATDNGMFRWDGKELYKYNDENSALPNNQVVCIAIDKAGVIWVGLGNGIARIYLDKTDKRKISVRSFDLESGFNGQSCLSRSICIDDKTGHIYFGTPKGIVVFRPEYDIPNTTPPYLMFTDIQLLKDTADWSLFEMDSMGANNLPIGVKLPYNKNHLTFKFVGVSNYYPLKIRYQYYLKGYEKTWREPTTKNEETYPELPPGDYEFFVKSCNADGVWNAEPISFKFTIEPPFYRTWWFYGIIGLIIASGIFSYIQINLANRKITSQNEQISRQKELIEKKNNEVLDSINYAKTIQEAILPPDRSFIESFTGAFVLYVPKDIVSGDFYWIEKIGKKVVFAVVDCTGHGVPGAFMSIVGHNALNQAVKENKILSASKILDYLNNYVNETLHTANISENGRKVRDGMDMSLCVFDTETLVIEFAGAYNPLVLIRDQELTEIKADRRPIGSTDLYGDQMFKNNVIQLQRNDRIYLFSDGYADQFGGPEGKKFYKGRFKETLKLMQGEPMAVQKAILIETFTKWKGDFEQVDDICIIGVQV
- a CDS encoding SpoIIE family protein phosphatase, translating into MGKISTKKPLLASVFLAFLMLWLNFPSFSQLLNFKNFTTDQGLVQTKVNDVVQDSKGYLWIATDGGLSRFDGKSFVNFTAKDGLGNNKCTRLFIDSKNRLWIAHIYGISLLQGKKIQSFSDSSGIKNREIQSFLEFDNKIWMGGMNGIALFDQGKFTHLPIPNHENKQIKSLSVDHKNRLWIGYGDNGGIILYSNKHFQDFDSFGFAGTEHPLTTIQQLHFDGKAMWIFAAEGIFSFSGDEMKPVKHAGIFLGAEKVHFKSDGSIWMATTNGLAHLEKGQLNYFNENNGLPGSELSTLLIDREGNCWAGCRKGLVMLSSLAFAQFTTNEPNKVFAPTCMAQTSDGRILFNSDPTGLFQLQNNLLSKITIPKQLDEHLFSCILVDKYGSIWLGTADFNGVYRFNPPLGVKQFTGDNGLPDNNIQCLGQDALGRIFAGTSRGLAMFENNQWKTLENPDGSLVFDVKTMHTTKDGKLWLGTSDGKVFSYHNNQFKALPGLEGKINSSITGMASSASKLFIGTDGEGLVIWNGKPSLLTKEQGLLTNEIRFVGCNQDGTTLYCGTQKGLLQLGLGTNGEMSQQKLLSQNEGFFGGECLYGALLITNDHQIWCGTPHGVTRFSPNIPIYTSVAPLVDIVGVDLFYKEPEWKTYADSISNETGFGINPQFSYKDNYLSFRFTGLQFGAPSSVRYQWKLDGFEKDWNRPSTFDEVNYPNLPPGKYVFKVRASSISGLVSQEAQFAFTIKPPFYRTYWFYTLSAIFLLALGIGYIKYREQRLVREKEELEVAVKQRTAELEEQKNIVEQKNADILENINYAKNIQLAILPGNEEISRAFQEHFILFKPQDIVSGDFYWYYHHEDLVWAAAVDCTGHGVPGAFMSMMGNDLLNQAIIEKQITDPALVLANMNHSIRLVFREQNQVVETQQGMDVSLMCLNLKTGLVKFAGAMRPIMAIINKEIKEWEGDKASIGRYTEENYSFSTIEFTIQKGDVLLLFSDGYCDQFGGPKGKKFLTTRFKNILTKHLHDSLEILGDSLYDALDEWQGDLNQVDDILVLGFKY